The Microbacterium luteum nucleotide sequence ACGACGTCGCCGAGATCGAGGAACGCGTCGCGTCGTCGGCCGGCATCGAGCGCGTCTTCCGGCGACAGCGCGATGACGGCTTTGCCGCCGCCGGCATCGAGGCCCGCAGCCGCGTTCTTCAGGGTCATCGCCGACGAGAGCCGGAGCACGTCGCCGAGGGCGTCGCTCCAGTGCGGGTAGCGCCACAGGCGTGCGCCGCCGAGGGCGGATCCCAGGGTCGACGAATGGAGGGCGACGGCGACGAACAGGCCGCTGCGCGGGCCCGTGGTCACCTCCACGCGTTCGTGGGTGAAGTCGGGCAGGGGCAGGATGTGCGTCATTGCTCTTCTCTTTCGGCCGGCCTTGTGGGCTGCGCTCAACGGCGTCGCGGCGTTGCGACCCCGTCATCCCATTCTGCCTCCTCCCTCCGTCGGCGGCGAGGGTCGGCGCTACGCTGTGGCCATGACAGACCTTCCCGCCCGCAGCCAGCTCGTCCGCGACCGCCTGCGCGAAGAGGGGATCGAGGGAGAGATCATCGTGCTCCCGGACGCCGCCTCGACGGCGCCGCTGGCCGCCGCGGCGCTCGGCGTCGAGGTGGGCGCCATCGCCAACAGCCTCGTGTTCTGGAGCGACGACGGTCCGCTCCTGGTCATGACCAGCGGCGCGCACCGCGTGGACACCGCCGCCCTGTCGGAGCGCCTGGCGATACCCGGGATCACCCGCGCCACGGCGCAGCAGGTTCGGGAAGCCACCGGGCAGGCGATCGGCGGCGTCGCGCCGTGCGGCCATCCGGAGCGTCTGCGCACCGTCGTCGACCAGGATCTCGCAGCATTCGACGAGATCTGGGCGGCGGGCGGCACCCCGCACACCGTCTTCCCGATGACCTTCGATCAGCTCGTGCGGGTGACCGGCGGCACGGTCTGCCGCGTGGACTGACCGCCCCGCCGGTCGACGTCAGCCCTCGCCGAGGCGGAAACGCAGAGTCTGCGCCCGCCGAGCAGCGCTTCCCCTTTCGCTCCGCAGTCACAATCTGCGGGTCGTCCCGCCCTGGACCCGCATGAAGTGACTGCGGAACGCTTCCTCTTCCGCTCCGCAGTCACAACCTGCGGGTCGTTCCGCCCCGGACCCGCATGGAGTGACTGCGGAGCGACGGAGGACACGACACGGGACCGGCCCACGGGGCGATCGAAGAGACCTGACGACGCTCAGGTCAGCGTGGCACCAGGTGGTCCCACGAGACGGGGTCGACCGCTGCGACGACGGCCCAGTCGTCGGTCTGCCAGGTGAACGTCGCGATCGCGCAGGTCGGCATCCGGTCGATCCGCCCCCGCGAGAGAAGCGCCGCGAGCTCGGTCATCCCGGGATCATGGGCGACGACCATCACATCGTGCGATCCCGACGCGACGGCCGCGGCGAGCAGCTCGTCGGCCGAGGCGCCGTAGAGGTCGGGATCGAGGCGCACCGTCACGCCGAACCGCTCGGCGAACGCTTCGGCCGTCGTGCGCGCGCGAACCGCCGTGCTCGACAGCAGCACGGCGGGATGCACGCCGGCATCGGCGAGACGTTCGGCCATGAGCGGGGCGTCGTGACGGCCGCGCGCATTCAGGGGACGGTCATGGTCGGACCGCACGGAGTCGGACCAGTCGGATTTCGCGTGGCGGGCGATCGTCAGACGGATCATGGGGCCTCCTCGGTCTCTCTTCCGCACCGGATCGGACGTCACGCCGTGACGTACACCCACGCCGTGCGGCCGCTCTCCACGGCCGCTTCGACGCGACGATACAGCGACACTTCGTATTCGTCTGCCGCGTCGATCTCCTCTTCGCTGAGGTACAGCACGACGCCGGTCACCTTGTCGCGGGGGCTCCCGGTCTCCCGGACGATCGGGTGCACGTCCAGGCCGGACAACCCCGCGACCCGCGCGTCGCCGATATCGGCGTAGTCGACGGTGTAGCCGGGGAGCACATCCTCATCCGACCGCGGCACGCGACCGAACGTGTCCAGCTGCACGTCGCGGTGCTGCAGGGTTCCGTAGCTGAACAGCAGCTGGTCTGCACTCACCCGGCCAGCGTAGCGACACTCATCCCAGGATCGCGTGGGCGACGGTGTAGATCGCCACGCCCGCGAGGGCTCCGATGACGGTGCCGTTCAGCCGGATGTACTGCAGGTCTCGACCGACCATCAGCTCGATCTTGCGGGTCGTGTCCTCGGCATCCCACCGCTCGACCGTGTCGGTGATGATCGACGCGATGTCGTGACGGTGACGGTCGACGACGAACACCACGGCGTCGGTGACCCAGGTATCCACGCGGCGTTGCAGGCCGGCATCGGTGCGCAGGCGCTCGCCGATCTGCGCGAGGGCCTCGGCGGCCCGGCGGCGGAGGTCGCTGCGTTCGTCTTCGAGGGCGGTGAGCAGACCGGCCTTCGCTGTCCCCCACGCGTCCGCCGCGAGCGCGCGCACCCGCGGGCTGTCGAACACGGAGGTCTTCGCGTCCTCGAGTCGGCCGATGGTCACCGGGTCGTTCTGGAGGTTGTCGGCCAGGCGCGACAGGTAGCCGTCGATCGCGTGCCGCGCCTGATGGTCGGGATCCGCACGCACCTTGTCGACGAAGGCGACCGCCTCGTTGTAGACGGTGTCATCGACCAGTCGATGGGCGATCTTCGGCACCCACGACGGCAGGCGGCGGGAGACGAGCCCCGAGAAGGCCGAGCGGTTGGCGTGGAGCCATGCCCCGATCGTGTCGACCGCCAGGTCGACGGCGGGGCGGTGCGCGTCGGCGGCGACCACGCGCTCGAGGCGTTCGCCGAGCGGCGGGCCCCAGTCGGGCTCGATGAGGTGCTCACGGGCGAGCGACTCGATGACGTCGCGCACATCGTCGTCGCTGAGCGCCCGCAGCACTCCGGCGGCAGCGGCCGCCGCCTCCGCCGCCACGCGACGGAAGTTCACCGGATCGACGAGCCACTCGCCCACGCGCGACGCGATCGGCGTCGACTCGAGCTTGTCGCGGACGACGTCGGCGCGCAGGAACTCGGTCTCGACGAATTCCCCCAGGGTGCGCCCGATCTCATCCTTGCGCCGAGGGATGATCGCGGTGTGCGGAATCGGGATTCCGAGCGGATGCCGGAACAGGGCGGTCACGGCGAACCAGTCCGCCAGTGCGCCGACCATGCCCCCCTCGGCGGCGGCCCGCACGTAGGAGAGGGCCGGGATGTCGCGCTCGAAGGCGAAGGCGATCGCGAAGACGAGCGCCATCGCCACGAGGGCTCCCGCTGCGACGGCCTTCATCCGCCGCAGGCCCCGCAGGCGCGCGCGGTCGGCGGGACTCAGGTCGGCCGCCCGGATCGATGCCACCTCAGTCCTCGACCGGACCGAGCAGCGCCGTCGCCACCGCCGCGTGCGCGGATTCGGGGTCGGACGGGTGGAACAGGCCGGCCTGCACGTCGCGGGCCAGACGCGACAGCTCGGAGCCGGAGAAGTAGGAGCTCCCGCCGGCGACGAGCATCGCATCGTCGACGATCCGCTTCGCGGAGGTCACCGCGCGATGCTTCACACCGGCCAGCAGCGAGAACCACCGGTCTCCGTGATCGACCTTCGCCTCGACATCGCGGGCGAGCCGGTCGATCTGCGGCGGGAGGGCGTCGTAGGCGAGGGCCATCTCGGCGATCCGCCATCGGATGTCGGGATCCTGCGTGTAGGCCCTGCCGGACTTCTTCGACCGGCGGGCGCCCGCGGTCTCGATCGCGACGTCGATCGCGCGGCGGGCGATGCCGGTGTAGACGGAGGCCAGCAGGATCTCGAACACGCTGAAGATGCCGAACAGCAGCGGATCCGGGCTCGGTCCAGGGGGCAGGCGGCGCACGACCCGATCGGCCGGCGCCCGCGCGCCCTCCAGGCGGGTCGTGCGGGACTGGGTCGCGCGCATCCCGAGCGTGTCCCAATCGTCGGCGACGACGACGCGGCCCGCCGACTCCTCGTCGCGGGGCACGAACGCGAAGACGATGCGCGGCGCGTCCGGCGAGGTCGTGTCGATTCCGTGCAGACCCAGCTGCGTCCAGGCCGGTGCGAGCGAGGTGAAGATCTTGGTTCCGGTGAACGCGTAGCCGCCGTCCTCGCTCGGTGCTGCGGTGGTGTCGCTTCCGAACAGCACGAGGTCGTTGCCGGCTTCGCTGATGCCGAAGGCGAACAGCTCGCCGGCCGCAGCCCCCTCCTGCACGAAGCGGAGGGTCTCCAGTCCCCGATCGGCGGCGACCTTCGCCACGCCGGTCCAGACCAGGTGCATGTTGACCGCCAGGGCGGTCGCGGGAGCCGCCTCCGCCAGACGCTGCTGGAGCCGGGCGACCTCCGCGAGCGTCCGTCCCGATCCGCCGAGCTCGGCCGGGACCAGCGCGGCCAGGTAGCCCGCGGCCCGGAGGTCGGCGAGGTCGTCGTGGGGGAACGTGTTGTCCCGGTCGTGCGTCGCGGCTCGCGAGCGGATGCGCTCGAGGAGCTCGTCGTCCAGATGATCGGCGGGGTCGAACGCGTCGGCAGCCATGTCGCCATTCTGCCCCTCGCACCGCGGCGAGGGGTCGAGGCGGCGGTGCGGTGTGGGTCATGATGATCGCATGTCTCGGCTCACGCGGATGCTGATCCCCGTCTCCCAGCGCCAGTCGATGGGCGATCTGCTGGAAGCGGTGGATCTCTCCCGCGGCGACGGCGCCGCGAAGCGGAGCGGATTCTTCATCATGCTGGTGCTCTCGGGCGTCATCGCCGTCGCCGGGGTGCTGGCCGACTCCACGGCGACCGTGATCGGGGCGATGATCATCGCGCCGCTGGGCACCCCGATCCTCGGGATCGCGGCGGGCATCGTGACCGGTCACCGCGGCCTCGTGGCCCGGTCCTTCCTGTGGGTCCTGTCGGGACTGCTGATCGTCGTGCTCATCGGAGGGGCGCTGTCCACGTTCATCGCGGACCCGGCCGAACTCGACAGCAACTCGCAGATCAGCGGACGCACCTCGCCGCAGCTGCTGGATCTGCTGGCGGCCCTGGCGACCGGGACCGCCGGAGCGTTCGCGATGACGCGGCGCGACCTCAGTGCCGTGCTGCCCGGCGTCGCGATCGCGATCTCGCTCGTGCCGCCCCTCGGGGTCGTCGGGGTGTGCGCCGGTCAAGGGGCATGGGACGAGGCGTTCGGTGCGCTGCTGCTGTTCGCCTCGAACGTCGTGTCGCTCGTGATCGCCGGCAGCATCGTGTTCACGCTCGCCGGCTACGCTCGGGAGCCCGGTGCATCGCAGACGGCGAACCGTCGCCGCTCCTACGTCGTCGTCGCGGTGCTCTCGGCCGTCATCGTGCTGCCGCTGCTGCTGAACACCGCCGTGACGCTCGCCGTCACCCACTGGACGGGCGTGATCCGCGCCGCCGCCGGCTCGTGGCTGTCCGACGATGAGAATGCCCAGGTGCAGGGGGTGACGTGGACCGCGACCTCCGCGACGATCGAGGTCACGACGGAGGACGGCCGCATCCCGCCGCTCGAGCCGCTGCAGAGTGATCTCGAGGAGGCCGTCCCCGGGTTCATCGATGTCGACGTCGTCGTCTCGCCGGCGGTGGAGCACGACGTCCTTCCGCGCTGACCGGCCCCGCGCGCATCCGTGCGCGGCACAATGGCGTCATGATCTCCACCGAGCTCGCCGTCGCGCTCCGCGACGCCGGACTGATCTGGCGGCCCGCGTCGGGTGACCGCTTCCAGCTGAACGAGCCCGAGTTCGAGGCGGATGTCTTCACGGTCAGCGAGATGACCGTCGAGCCGCGCGAGTACCCGACCGGGCGCATCCTCGCCTTCAACGGCACGACCGAGTGGGCCCTCGACTCCGTCGCTCTCGAAGACGCGCTGTGGCTTCCGCACGAGGCGCAGCTGCGGGAGATGCTGCGGGGAACCTTCCGGAGCCTGCGACGGCTGCCCGACACGCACGAGGTCGAAGTCCGCATCGCCGAGGAGGACCTGGTGTTCGAGCACCCGGAGCCGTGCGACGCCTACGCCCTGGCGGTGCTCGAACTGCTGCGCCGCGTGGCCTGAACGGACCGTCAGAGGATCGTGGAGACGGGCTCGGTGTCCGGAAGAGGCGACGCGTCGCGGCCGCGCAGATCCGGGAACCCGCGCACGAAGACGACCGCGACCACGACGCCGACCACCGCGAAGGCGGCCGCGGCGACGTAGGCGCCCTGAGGGCCGACACCGTCGATGAGGAAGCCGGCGACGGCGGAGCCGGCCGCGGCGCCGATCAGCTGACCGGTGCCGATCCATCCGTACGCCTCGGCGGTGTCGCTGAACTTCACGCTCACGGAGGTCATGGCGAACATGACGGCGAACGCCGGCGCGATTCCGGCTCCGGCCAGCAGGAGGGTGCCGCCCAGCCACCACACGTCGAGGGAGATCATCGTGAGAGCCAGCCCCGCGGCGACGATCGCGAGCCGACGGGCCATGGCCCAGCGCCCGATCGGCAGGTGCCCGAAGCCCAGCCCGCCGGCCAGGCTGCCGATGGCGAACACGGCGAGCACGAGACCCGCCTCGAGGCCGCTGTGACCGAAGGTCGCCACGACGCCGGCCTCGACGGCCGCGCACGCGCCGATGAGGAGGAAGCCGGTGACGGTCGCGAGCACCACGGGAGGCTTGGTCAGCACGATGCCGAGGCGACGACGGCTGCGGGGGATGCGCACGCGACCGAGCTCGGGTGAGGAGATGAACCACGCACCGCCGCCGACGAGGATCACCACGACCAGCAGCAGGCCCTCGACGGTGCCGACCTGGGTGGAGACGAAGGTGATGACCACCGGGGCGAAGATCCAGATGATCTCCTGCAGCGATGCATCCAGCGAGAAGAGCGGGGTCAGCTGTCGCGAGTTGACCATCTTGGGATAGATGGTGCGCACCGCCGACTGCACCGGGGGCGTCGCGAGGCCGGAGAGCAGGCCGAGGGCCATGTAGGCGGGCACGGCCATCTCGACGAGGGCGATCGTGGCGATGGATGCGGCGCACACCACGAGGGTGAGGGTGAGGACGCGTCGCATGCCCCAGCGCCCCATCCAGCGGCTGGTGACGGGGCCGGCGACGCCCTGGCCGATGGATGCCGCCGCGAGCACGAGACCGGCGGCCCCGTAGGAGTCGGTCACCTGCTCGACGTGGAGGAGGAGTGCGAGGCTCGCCATGCCGTTGGGGAACCGCGCCGTCAGCTGCGCGGCGATGATGCGCGCCACGCCCGGTGTGCGCAGCAGTTCCCGGTATCCCGCCACGGATAAACGATACGCGCTGCCGGTCGCCCTCCCGTCGTCGGAACGGCGCACGGGCTCGGGCGACACGCCGGGCGGGTTCTCCACAGCCTGTGGGATGTCGGAGGCGCCGATTAGCGTGCGAGCTGTGGATGGCGCCGAAGGCGCGCTCCGATTCGGGCGGGAATCTGCGGTTCTCGACCGCTCGACGTGCTCGTCGGGCTGTGGATGAAACGGTGGAGAACCTGTGGTGGGGGTGTTGATGACGAAGGAAAATCACACCGATGTAACTACTATCCCTTGTGGTGCTATCCAATGTCGGTACCCATATGTAGTATTGAGGTCCCGGTGGGGCGCCGCCGGCGACATCACCGGATGTGAGGGGAGAAAAGGGTAAGAATGGCGATCACGGTCTACACCAAGCCGTCCTGCGTGCAGTGCACCGCGACCTATCGGGCACTGGATTCCAAGGGCATCGAATACGAGGTTCTCGACCTGTCGGAGGACCCTTCGGCCCTCGAGCAGGTGAAGGCGCTGGGCTACCTCCAGGCGCCGGTCGTCATCACCGATGAGGACCACTGGTCGGGCTTCCGTCCCGACAAGATCGACGAGCTCGCCGGCCGTCTGGTCTGACCCGTGGCAACCGCCGTCGCAGATCGGCGCGGCGCGGTTGCCGACCGGGCCGCCGCGCCCCTGCTCGTCTACTTCTCGAGCGTGTCGGGAAACACGACGCGCTTCGTCGAGAAGCTGGGCATGCGGGCGATGCGCATCCCTCTCCATTCCTCGGAGGCCTCACCGCACATCGAGGAGCCGTACGTTCTGATCACCCCCACGTACGGGGGAGGCCAGGGCCGCGGCGAGGAGAAGGGAGCCGTCCCGAAGCAGGTCATCCGGTTCCTCAACGACGAGGGCAACCGCGGGTGGCTTCGGGGCGTCATCTCCACCGGGAACACCAACTTCGGTGAGCACTTCGGGCTCGCCGGTGACATCATCAGCCGCAAGTGCCGCGTGCCGCACTTGTATCGCATAGAGCTCTTCGGCACGCCAGAGGACATCGATCGCGTCAGCGAGGGATTGGAACGATGGTGGAAGCAGCACTGACCGAGACCGACTTCAAGAGCAACCCGCGGTTCGAGGGGCAGGATTATCACTCCCTCAACGCGATGCTGAACCTGTACGACGCCGACGGGAACATCCAGTTCGACGCGGACAAGCGTGCCGCGCGGGAGTACTTCCTGCAGCATGTCAACCAGAACACCGTGTTCTTCCACTCCCTCAAGGAGCGGCTGGACTACCTGGTCGACAAGGAGTACTACGAGGGCTCCGTGCTCGAGAAGTACCCGTTCGAGTTCATCCAGCAGCTCAACGATCTCGCCTACGCGCGCAAGTTCCGGTTCGAGACCTTCCTGGGTGCGTTCAAGTACTACACGAGCTACACGCTGAAGACCTTCGACGGCAAGCGCTACCTCGAACGCTTCGAAGACCGCGTCGTGATGACCGCCCTCGGTCTGGCCGACGGCGACCAGAAGCTGGCCACGGAGCTGGTCGAGGAGATCATCGCCGGTCGCTTCCAGCCCGCCACGCCCACCTTCCTCAACACCGGCAAGGCGCAGCGCGGTGAACTCGTCTCGTGCTTCCTGCTGCGCATCGAAGACAACATGGAGTCGATCGCCCGCGGCATCAACTCGGCTCTGCAGCTGTCCAAGCGCGGCGGCGGCGTGGCACTGCTGCTGTCGAACATCCGCGAGGCCGGCGCACCGATCAAGCAGATCGAGAACCAGTCCAGCGGCATCATCCCCGTCATGAAGCTGCTCGAAGACAGCTTCAGCTACGCCAACCAGCTCGGGGCTCGTCAGGGTGCCGGTGCGGTCTACCTCAACGCCCACCACCCCGACATCATGCGGTTCCTCGACACCAAGCGTGAGAACGCCGACGAGAAGATCCGCATCAAGACGCTGTCGCTGGGTGTGGTCGTGCCGGACATCACGTTCGAGCTCGCCAAGAACGGCGAGGACATGTACCTCTTCTCGCCCTACGACGTCGAGCGCGTCTACGGGGTGCCCTTCGGTGACATCTCGGTCACCGAGAAGTACCGCGAGATGGTCGACGATCCGCGCATCAAGAAGACGAAGATCAACGCGCGCGAGTTCTTCCAGACGATCGCCGAGATCCAGTTCGAGTCCGGCTACCCGTACATCATGTTCGAGGACACGGTGAACAAGGCCAACCCGATCAAGGGTCGGATCAACATGTCCAACCTGTGCTCGGAGATCCTTCAGGTCAACACCCCGACGACCTACAACGACGATCTGTCGTACGACCAGATCGGCAAGGACATCTCCTGCAACCTGGGGTCGATGAACATCGCCCTGGCGATGGACGGGGGTGACCTCGGCAAGACCGTCGACACCGCGATCCGCGCGCTCACGGCCGTCAGCGACCAGAGCCACATCCGCTCCGTCCGTTCGATCGAGGACGGCAACGACCGCTCGCACGCGATCGGTCTGGGGCAGATGAACCTGCACGGCTACCTCGCCCGCGAGCACGTCCACTACGGGTCCGACGAGGGCCTGGACTTCACGAACATCTACTTCTACACGGTGCTCTTCCACGCGCTGAGTGCGTCGAACGCCATCGCCAAGGAGCGGGGAACGACCTTCGACGGATTCCGTGACTCGACCTACGCGTCGGGAGAGTTCTTCGACAAGTACACCGAGCAGGAGTGGGCTCCGCAGACCGAGAAGGTCAAGGAGCTGTTCGCGGGCATGTCGATCCCCACGCAGGACGACTGGCGGGCCCTGAAGGCCAGCGTCATGGAGCACGGGATCTACAACCAGAACCTGCAGGCGGTGCCGCCGACCGGGTCGATCTCGTACATCAACAACTCCACGTCGTCCATCCACCCGATCGCGTCGAAGATCGAGATCCGCAAGGAAGGCAAGCTCGGACGCGTCTATTACCCGGCGCCGTTCATGACGAACGACAACCTGGAGTACTACCAGGACGCGTACGAGATCGGCTACGAGAAGGTCATCGACACGTACGCCGCCGCCACCCAGCACGTCGACCAGGGCCTGTCGCTGACACTGTTCTTCAAGGACACCGTCACCACCCGCGACATCAATAAGGCTCAGATCTACGCGTGGCGCAAGGGGATCAAGACGATCTACTACATCCGCCTGCGCCAGCTCGCGCTCGAGGGCACGGAGCTCGACACCTGCGTCAGCTGCACGCTCTGACAGGACGTCCGCATGATCGCCAGCCCGGATGGCGCGCACGCCAACTGGCCCTTCATGGGGTCGATCTATGGCGTCAGCGAACGGGGATCGTCCGAGGTTCGATACGTCGGTCTGACGACGAAGCTCGTGAGTCGCAGAAGGATCGAGCACTGGAAGTCGGCGGAAGCCGGCCGAAGGACTCCCTTCGCAGACTGGCTCCGGTCCAGGCGCGATCGTGAGGTGGTCGTCTTTCGTTCGTTGGAGGTGATCATGGGGACTGAGTTGAGTGAACTCGGTAACGCTGAGCAGCGGTGGATCTCGCACTTCCGCGCGTCCGGCCATCGACTCCTGAACGTGACGGACGGTGGCCTGGGCCCAAGGGGGTACGTCTGGACGGTGGAGCAGCGGGCTGCTGCGAGCCTGCGGAGCAAGGGGCGAAAGCACCCCAACCCGCTGCGCGGTGAGGACAACCCGATGTGGGGTCGGCGACACAGCGACGAACAGAAGGCGATCTGGTCAGAGCTCCGGCGTGGATCCATCACAGGCGAGAAGAACCCGAATTGGAATCGCCGCGGGGCGGATCATCCGTCGTTCGGTCGTACGTGGACGGATGAGCAGCGTGAGCGCCTCTCGGCGTCGCGCCGAGGAGAGAAGAATCCCAACTTCGGCAAGACGGCGAGCGAGGAGACACGGGCCAAGATGTCGGCGGCGCGTCGCGGCCGCCCAATGCCCTCGAGTGTGCGCAGCGCCCACACGAGACATCACACCAACAAAGGAATCGTCTCGGAAACATGCCGGCACTGCCGAGACGACCAGTTGAACAGCAATTCAGAGGAATGACGACATGACGGAAAAGCTCAAGCTCCTGAACGAGGTCCAGGCGATCAACTGGAACCGCATCCAGGACGACAAGGACCTCGAGGTGTGGAACCGCCTCGTGAACAACTTCTGGCTTCCCGAGAAGGTGCCGCTGTCCAACGACATCCAGTCGTGGAACACGCTCACCCCCGAGGAGCAGACGCTGACGATGCGGGTGTTCACCGGCCTCACCCTCCTGGACACGATCCAGGGGACGGTCGGGGCGGTGTCGCTGATCCCCGACGCGCTCACCCCGCACGAGGAGGCCGTCTACACGAATATCGCGTTCATGGAGTCGGTGCACGCCAAGAGCTACTCCTCGATCTTCTCGACGCTGTGCTCGACGAAGGAGATCGACGAGGCGTTCCGGTGGTCGATCGAGAACCCGAACCTTCAGAAGAAGGCTCAGATCGTCATGGAGTACTACCGTGGCGACGAGCCGCTGAAGCGCAAGGTGGCCTCGACGCTGCTGGAGTCCTTCCTCTTCTACTCCGGCTTCTACCTGCCCATGCACTGGTCGTCGCGGGCGAAGCTCACCAACACCGCCGACCTCATCCGCCTCATCATCCGCGACGAGGCCGTGCACGGCTACTACATCGGCTACAAGTTCCAGAAGGGACTCGAGAAGGTCGACGAGGCCTCCCGGCAGGACATCAAGGACTACACGTTTTCGCTGCTGTACGAGCTCTACGACAACGAGGTGCAGTACACGCAGGACCTCTACGACGGCGTCGGCCTCACCGAAGACGTCAAGAAGTTTCTGCACTACAACGCCAACAAGGCGCTGATGAACCTCGGGTACGAGGCGATGTTCCCGTCGAGCGTCACCGACGTGAACGCAGCCATTCTGTCGGCCCTGTCGCCGAACGCCGACGAGAACCACGACTTCTTCTCGGGGTCGGGCTCGTCGTACGTCATCGGCAAAGCCGAGGCGACCGAAGACGAGGACTGGGACTTCTAGCTCCCAGATTTGGTGACAGCCCGTAGGGGCTGGTGAGGGGCTCGGAACTGCAGGTTTCTGCAGGCCGGGCCCCTTTTCGTGCCCTCTGTCAACGAGACAGAGGAGGACACAGATGAACACCAGTACCCGTTCCGTGGGGCATGACGGGGGCACGAACGCACCTGAGACATGGGTGAGGGGGTGCCTGCCGAGCGGAAAACAGGTTCGGCATGCCCCTGATGTCGTGCCCCAGCGTGCCCCACAAGATGCTCTGAACGGCCCGAGATCCGCGAGATTCTGCGGGTTTTGCCGCCTTTGCTCCGCAGGGGGCACGAGGGGGCACAACCGCCCGCGAGAGTCCAATAGAGTCCACGGGAGAGCATCATGAGCACTCAGGAAAGAGAGAAATCCGCCAAGAAGCGCGAGGCATGGGGGCGGCTGCGGAAGCTTCCGTCGGGGCGCTGGCAAGCCCGCTATCCAGGACCGGACGGCGAGATGCACACGGCCCGCACGGACGACGACAAACCGTTGACGTTTATGACGAAGACCGATGCGCGGACGTGGCTCGCCGGAGTGCACACGAAGATCGCGCGCGAGCTGTGGGAGCCCCCGGCGGTACTCGCCGCGCGGCTGCGGGCGGAGGCCGAAGCAGACGAAGCCCGGTCGATCGGCTTCGCAGAATATTCCGAGCGCTGGATCGAGATGATCCGCACGCGACCGGGGCGCAGCGGTAAGAGGCGCGCGGCAGGAACCGTTCGTTCCTACCAGAGCAAGGTCACCGGATACCTTGTTCCTGAGTTCGGAGACACGCCTATCCGTGATATCGATGTGACTCGAATCAACGAGATGACCGACCGCTTGGACAAGATCCCATCGCCGCTCAATCCCAAGTCGAAGTTCAACTGCATTACGCAGCCGGTGCTGATCGTCTTGATGATGATCCTGCGCCAGGCCGCGCGAGACAGCATCATCTCGGCCGCGCCAAACATCTCGATTCCGAAACAGACCTCGGTGCGACACGATGCAGACCATGACCCCGATGAGGACGTGGCGGGTCTGTCCGATAAACGGTGGATCTGGTCGGGCGGTCACTAGTTGATTCGGCCTTCGAAGGCGATAGCGAACGCGTTCAGCGCGGGCTTCCACCTCGTCGCCCAGCGTGCCCTGCCTCGACCTGTGGGGTCAAGTGAGCGGGTCACGAGGTAGAGACACTTCA carries:
- a CDS encoding YbaK/EbsC family protein; translated protein: MTDLPARSQLVRDRLREEGIEGEIIVLPDAASTAPLAAAALGVEVGAIANSLVFWSDDGPLLVMTSGAHRVDTAALSERLAIPGITRATAQQVREATGQAIGGVAPCGHPERLRTVVDQDLAAFDEIWAAGGTPHTVFPMTFDQLVRVTGGTVCRVD
- a CDS encoding SixA phosphatase family protein, with product MIRLTIARHAKSDWSDSVRSDHDRPLNARGRHDAPLMAERLADAGVHPAVLLSSTAVRARTTAEAFAERFGVTVRLDPDLYGASADELLAAAVASGSHDVMVVAHDPGMTELAALLSRGRIDRMPTCAIATFTWQTDDWAVVAAVDPVSWDHLVPR
- a CDS encoding gamma-glutamylcyclotransferase family protein; translated protein: MSADQLLFSYGTLQHRDVQLDTFGRVPRSDEDVLPGYTVDYADIGDARVAGLSGLDVHPIVRETGSPRDKVTGVVLYLSEEEIDAADEYEVSLYRRVEAAVESGRTAWVYVTA
- a CDS encoding DUF445 domain-containing protein, with protein sequence MKAVAAGALVAMALVFAIAFAFERDIPALSYVRAAAEGGMVGALADWFAVTALFRHPLGIPIPHTAIIPRRKDEIGRTLGEFVETEFLRADVVRDKLESTPIASRVGEWLVDPVNFRRVAAEAAAAAAGVLRALSDDDVRDVIESLAREHLIEPDWGPPLGERLERVVAADAHRPAVDLAVDTIGAWLHANRSAFSGLVSRRLPSWVPKIAHRLVDDTVYNEAVAFVDKVRADPDHQARHAIDGYLSRLADNLQNDPVTIGRLEDAKTSVFDSPRVRALAADAWGTAKAGLLTALEDERSDLRRRAAEALAQIGERLRTDAGLQRRVDTWVTDAVVFVVDRHRHDIASIITDTVERWDAEDTTRKIELMVGRDLQYIRLNGTVIGALAGVAIYTVAHAILG
- a CDS encoding acyl-CoA dehydrogenase family protein, which encodes MAADAFDPADHLDDELLERIRSRAATHDRDNTFPHDDLADLRAAGYLAALVPAELGGSGRTLAEVARLQQRLAEAAPATALAVNMHLVWTGVAKVAADRGLETLRFVQEGAAAGELFAFGISEAGNDLVLFGSDTTAAPSEDGGYAFTGTKIFTSLAPAWTQLGLHGIDTTSPDAPRIVFAFVPRDEESAGRVVVADDWDTLGMRATQSRTTRLEGARAPADRVVRRLPPGPSPDPLLFGIFSVFEILLASVYTGIARRAIDVAIETAGARRSKKSGRAYTQDPDIRWRIAEMALAYDALPPQIDRLARDVEAKVDHGDRWFSLLAGVKHRAVTSAKRIVDDAMLVAGGSSYFSGSELSRLARDVQAGLFHPSDPESAHAAVATALLGPVED
- a CDS encoding TIGR00341 family protein translates to MSRLTRMLIPVSQRQSMGDLLEAVDLSRGDGAAKRSGFFIMLVLSGVIAVAGVLADSTATVIGAMIIAPLGTPILGIAAGIVTGHRGLVARSFLWVLSGLLIVVLIGGALSTFIADPAELDSNSQISGRTSPQLLDLLAALATGTAGAFAMTRRDLSAVLPGVAIAISLVPPLGVVGVCAGQGAWDEAFGALLLFASNVVSLVIAGSIVFTLAGYAREPGASQTANRRRSYVVVAVLSAVIVLPLLLNTAVTLAVTHWTGVIRAAAGSWLSDDENAQVQGVTWTATSATIEVTTEDGRIPPLEPLQSDLEEAVPGFIDVDVVVSPAVEHDVLPR
- a CDS encoding pilus assembly protein CpaE, with the protein product MISTELAVALRDAGLIWRPASGDRFQLNEPEFEADVFTVSEMTVEPREYPTGRILAFNGTTEWALDSVALEDALWLPHEAQLREMLRGTFRSLRRLPDTHEVEVRIAEEDLVFEHPEPCDAYALAVLELLRRVA
- a CDS encoding MFS transporter, whose amino-acid sequence is MAGYRELLRTPGVARIIAAQLTARFPNGMASLALLLHVEQVTDSYGAAGLVLAAASIGQGVAGPVTSRWMGRWGMRRVLTLTLVVCAASIATIALVEMAVPAYMALGLLSGLATPPVQSAVRTIYPKMVNSRQLTPLFSLDASLQEIIWIFAPVVITFVSTQVGTVEGLLLVVVILVGGGAWFISSPELGRVRIPRSRRRLGIVLTKPPVVLATVTGFLLIGACAAVEAGVVATFGHSGLEAGLVLAVFAIGSLAGGLGFGHLPIGRWAMARRLAIVAAGLALTMISLDVWWLGGTLLLAGAGIAPAFAVMFAMTSVSVKFSDTAEAYGWIGTGQLIGAAAGSAVAGFLIDGVGPQGAYVAAAAFAVVGVVVAVVFVRGFPDLRGRDASPLPDTEPVSTIL
- the nrdH gene encoding glutaredoxin-like protein NrdH, which produces MAITVYTKPSCVQCTATYRALDSKGIEYEVLDLSEDPSALEQVKALGYLQAPVVITDEDHWSGFRPDKIDELAGRLV